Proteins encoded by one window of Cylindrospermum stagnale PCC 7417:
- a CDS encoding zinc-dependent alcohol dehydrogenase codes for MNSTTMQGLLLSDITKLELKQFPIPAVNSHNVLVKVQAVGLCGSDFHIFSGEANYNTDKRGRPIPLVEQPQILGHEIVGVVAEVGEEVEDLQIGDRVVLDQGLNCFSKQKKPLCEYCATGDSHQCQFYTEHGITGLPGGLAEYIALPAVNLIPINSDLDRVEAALTEPLGCVIHASDRVIRSRTRYAIGAEEIDRSVKSILICGGGPAGLMFIQYLRNVLQYDGLLLVSEPNAFRRELATGFGAVAIDPLVDDLAEVVEEKTNGRRVEYLIDASGAGSVFNSIPGLIRKQATILLYGYGHAGADVSVLNNLQFIEPTLVTATGASGGFDSQGKTLTYQKALDLLESKQINVGSLITHRYESLADVPQAFVSDHQNPDYIKGVAVL; via the coding sequence ATGAATTCAACAACAATGCAAGGGTTATTATTAAGCGATATAACCAAGCTTGAATTAAAACAATTTCCGATTCCAGCAGTCAACTCACACAATGTTTTAGTCAAGGTACAAGCAGTAGGATTGTGTGGCTCAGACTTCCATATTTTTTCAGGAGAAGCTAATTACAACACAGATAAACGAGGAAGACCGATTCCGCTAGTAGAGCAACCGCAGATTCTCGGCCATGAAATTGTGGGAGTGGTTGCAGAGGTTGGAGAGGAGGTCGAAGATTTACAAATAGGCGATCGCGTAGTTTTAGATCAAGGATTAAACTGCTTTAGTAAGCAGAAGAAGCCACTGTGTGAATACTGTGCTACGGGAGATTCACACCAATGTCAGTTTTACACTGAGCATGGTATTACTGGTTTACCGGGGGGTTTGGCTGAATACATCGCACTTCCTGCTGTCAATCTCATACCTATTAATTCAGACTTAGACCGAGTGGAAGCCGCTTTAACAGAACCACTAGGTTGTGTAATTCATGCTTCAGACAGAGTTATTCGCTCTCGCACTCGTTACGCAATTGGTGCTGAAGAAATTGACCGTAGCGTTAAATCAATTCTGATTTGTGGGGGAGGGCCAGCAGGATTGATGTTTATCCAGTATCTCCGAAATGTTCTTCAATATGATGGTTTGCTGTTGGTAAGCGAACCAAACGCATTTAGGCGAGAGTTGGCTACAGGCTTTGGTGCGGTAGCGATTGATCCATTAGTGGATGATTTAGCTGAAGTAGTAGAAGAAAAAACTAACGGACGACGAGTAGAGTATCTGATTGATGCGTCTGGTGCAGGTTCGGTGTTCAATTCTATCCCTGGCTTGATTCGTAAGCAGGCGACGATTTTACTTTATGGCTATGGTCATGCAGGGGCCGATGTGAGTGTACTGAACAATTTACAGTTTATAGAGCCGACCTTGGTGACTGCTACAGGTGCATCAGGCGGTTTTGATTCTCAGGGTAAAACGCTCACATATCAAAAAGCGCTAGATTTGCTCGAATCCAAGCAGATAAATGTTGGGTCGTTGATTACTCACCGTTATGAATCTCTCGCAGATGTCCCTCAGGCTTTTGTCAGTGACCATCAAAACCCTGACTATATCAAGGGTGTGGCTGTGCTGTGA
- a CDS encoding Uma2 family endonuclease — translation MTSTPIFSDIETTLPDHTQLPESDGTFVKNLQEHPQSILLTDSIEPILQKIHPDGQYCIGQDSGIYWRMTEPPERGAEAPDWFYVPNVPPTLNGLVRRSYVLWQEYVAPLIVLEFVSGNGAEERDKTPITGKFWVYEQAIRVPFYGIYEVKKASVEMYQLVQGHYELLPANERGHFPLEAMGVELGIWQGRYQNLELPWLRWWDNQGNLLLTGWERSQLLATKLRELGVNPDELV, via the coding sequence ATGACCTCAACACCAATATTCTCAGACATTGAAACCACCCTACCAGACCACACGCAGCTACCAGAATCTGACGGGACATTTGTGAAAAATCTGCAAGAACACCCTCAAAGCATATTGTTGACAGATTCTATTGAGCCAATCTTGCAAAAAATCCACCCCGACGGACAATATTGCATCGGTCAAGATAGCGGTATTTATTGGCGCATGACTGAACCACCAGAACGCGGTGCAGAAGCACCAGACTGGTTTTATGTTCCCAATGTACCCCCAACTTTAAATGGTCTAGTTCGCCGTTCTTATGTACTTTGGCAAGAATATGTCGCACCGCTGATTGTTTTGGAATTTGTTTCTGGTAATGGTGCAGAAGAACGAGACAAAACACCAATTACGGGCAAGTTTTGGGTTTATGAACAAGCCATTAGAGTTCCCTTTTATGGCATTTATGAGGTGAAAAAAGCCAGTGTAGAAATGTATCAACTAGTGCAGGGTCATTATGAGCTATTACCCGCCAATGAACGCGGACATTTTCCCCTTGAAGCGATGGGTGTAGAGTTGGGAATTTGGCAAGGTCGTTATCAAAATCTTGAATTACCTTGGTTGCGCTGGTGGGATAATCAGGGTAATTTGCTGCTGACGGGTTGGGAGCGATCGCAACTTTTAGCAACTAAATTAAGAGAATTGGGTGTAAACCCTGACGAGTTAGTGTGA
- a CDS encoding DUF1565 domain-containing protein produces the protein MPQNFYVNPATGSDSNPGSQQAPFKTITQALKQATIGAKIQLADGNYNAASGEAFPLTVATGVIVVGNEANKGSSILIEGGGSYLSRTFAGQNVTFVLLNSAELRGVTVTNLASRGSGAWAESSTPTVANSTFTNCKREGVFATGDANPVIQGNVFSENAANGIAIAKNSQGQIQGNTCVKTGYGIAISDAASPTLIDNKFSENRSGIVISGTARPVLRNNLSERNTDDGVTVIATALPDIGSTNNPGGNIFRNNGKFDLQNASSNKLVSVGNQIDPAKVTGKVEFADNTVPAPTPTPTPTPTPTPTPTPTPTPTPTPTPTPAPSDLTDISTHWAAAFIRELVKLDIIKGFPDRTFKPDATMTRAQYAALLVKAFNPNSKRTASKFKDVPEKFWAFQVIQQAYQGQFLSGFPNGDFRPNQNIQRVQVIVSLVNGLGLSASAGTAKKAFDDQAKIPEYAKPAVITATEKRIIVNYPTAKQLNPTRDATRGEVAALVYQALVNSDRVTAINSPYIVTV, from the coding sequence ATGCCGCAAAATTTTTACGTAAATCCGGCGACAGGCAGTGATAGCAACCCTGGTAGCCAACAAGCGCCGTTCAAAACCATTACTCAAGCGCTAAAACAAGCCACTATTGGCGCTAAAATTCAACTAGCAGACGGTAATTATAATGCCGCCAGTGGTGAAGCTTTTCCCTTAACTGTTGCAACTGGGGTGATAGTGGTGGGTAATGAGGCTAACAAAGGTAGTAGTATTTTGATTGAAGGAGGTGGTAGCTACCTCAGCCGCACTTTTGCTGGTCAAAATGTTACCTTTGTGCTGCTGAATAGCGCTGAACTCCGAGGAGTGACTGTGACTAACTTGGCTAGCCGTGGTAGTGGTGCATGGGCTGAATCGAGTACTCCTACCGTTGCTAATAGCACTTTTACTAATTGCAAGCGTGAGGGTGTTTTTGCAACTGGTGATGCTAATCCAGTGATTCAAGGTAATGTGTTTAGTGAGAATGCAGCTAATGGAATTGCGATCGCTAAAAATTCCCAAGGTCAAATTCAAGGTAATACCTGCGTTAAAACTGGTTATGGCATTGCCATTAGTGATGCTGCATCACCCACACTTATAGATAACAAATTTTCTGAAAACCGCTCTGGGATTGTCATTTCTGGGACTGCGCGTCCTGTGCTGCGGAATAATCTCAGCGAAAGAAACACTGACGATGGTGTGACGGTGATTGCCACTGCTTTACCCGATATCGGCAGTACCAATAACCCTGGTGGTAACATCTTCCGCAATAACGGTAAATTTGATTTGCAAAATGCCAGTTCCAACAAGCTGGTTTCTGTGGGAAATCAAATAGATCCGGCTAAGGTTACAGGAAAAGTAGAGTTTGCAGATAATACAGTACCTGCACCAACGCCTACCCCAACACCAACACCGACACCAACACCGACACCAACACCGACACCAACACCGACACCAACACCTACCCCAACACCTGCACCCAGTGACTTAACAGACATTAGTACTCATTGGGCAGCTGCGTTTATTCGGGAATTAGTCAAACTGGATATAATCAAAGGCTTTCCCGATCGCACTTTTAAACCCGATGCGACAATGACACGGGCACAATACGCCGCTTTGCTGGTAAAAGCTTTCAACCCGAACAGCAAACGCACTGCTAGCAAATTCAAGGATGTACCAGAGAAGTTTTGGGCATTCCAGGTTATTCAGCAAGCTTATCAAGGGCAGTTTCTCTCTGGGTTTCCCAATGGTGACTTTCGTCCTAACCAAAACATTCAGCGCGTGCAAGTAATTGTCTCCCTAGTGAATGGATTGGGGTTATCTGCGAGTGCGGGAACGGCCAAAAAAGCTTTCGATGATCAAGCAAAAATTCCTGAATATGCCAAGCCTGCGGTTATAACAGCTACTGAAAAGCGGATCATAGTTAATTACCCGACTGCTAAACAACTCAATCCTACTCGCGATGCAACACGCGGAGAGGTAGCGGCGTTGGTGTATCAAGCTTTAGTGAATAGCGATCGCGTGACGGCAATTAACTCCCCTTATATTGTGACTGTTTGA
- a CDS encoding SelK/SelG family selenoprotein → MKFATNTICKTFCVVFLSLTITGFYLPSKAITVEEVPVPKANGWVTDTIDILSPKTEAKINQLIDQFISSMFSKKSRRSRSSSSGNGDGGGGGDGGGGG, encoded by the coding sequence ATGAAATTTGCTACTAATACTATTTGCAAAACTTTTTGTGTCGTTTTTTTGAGTTTAACAATTACTGGTTTTTATCTCCCCAGTAAAGCCATCACTGTAGAGGAAGTACCTGTGCCCAAAGCCAATGGCTGGGTGACAGATACTATTGATATCCTTAGCCCAAAAACCGAAGCCAAAATTAATCAGCTAATTGACCAGTTCATTTCATCAATGTTTTCAAAAAAATCACGCAGGAGTAGGAGTAGTAGTAGTGGCAATGGTGATGGTGGTGGTGGTGGCGATGGTGGCGGTGGTGGTTGA
- a CDS encoding ion transporter, producing MLLSREQTEFYLTDLETPMGKAINLTIAALVFISSGIFVAETYNIPDYIRLQLNLIDTAILIIFAVEYLIRLWSAENKIKYIISFYSIIDLMAILPFFLGLVDIRFIRLLRWFRILRLIRFIDHKFLFGSISSEDGVIFARILFTLFAIVFVYSGLIYQVEHPVNSQGFNTFLDAVYFSIVTMTTVGFGDVTPISELGRLLTVLMIMTGVALIPWQIGDLIKRLVKTANQVEIVCSGCGLAFHDADAGFCKRCGTKI from the coding sequence ATGTTACTGAGTCGGGAACAAACAGAATTCTATTTAACTGACCTAGAAACACCAATGGGTAAGGCAATTAATTTAACAATTGCTGCATTGGTTTTCATCTCATCAGGAATTTTCGTCGCTGAAACTTATAATATTCCTGATTATATACGGCTACAGTTAAATCTGATAGATACCGCCATATTAATAATTTTTGCGGTGGAATATCTAATCCGATTGTGGAGTGCGGAAAACAAAATTAAGTATATTATTAGCTTCTATTCTATTATTGACCTAATGGCAATTTTGCCATTTTTTCTAGGGCTAGTAGATATCCGCTTTATCCGTTTGCTGCGCTGGTTCCGGATTTTAAGGTTAATTAGGTTTATCGATCATAAGTTTTTATTTGGTAGTATTAGTAGCGAAGATGGTGTAATCTTTGCGCGGATATTATTTACTTTATTTGCAATTGTCTTTGTTTACTCTGGCTTGATTTACCAAGTAGAACATCCAGTAAATTCTCAAGGTTTTAATACTTTTTTGGATGCGGTTTATTTTTCTATTGTCACGATGACAACTGTAGGATTTGGCGATGTTACGCCTATTTCTGAATTAGGTCGCTTGCTAACAGTATTAATGATTATGACAGGTGTTGCTTTAATTCCTTGGCAAATAGGGGATTTAATTAAGCGATTGGTGAAAACTGCTAATCAGGTAGAAATTGTTTGTTCAGGTTGCGGTTTAGCTTTTCACGATGCAGATGCTGGGTTTTGTAAAAGGTGCGGGACAAAAATATAA
- a CDS encoding nucleoside deaminase: protein MNQEYFMRLALEEAKKGDAPYGAVIVKDNQVVAVAYNTVRQDSDPSAHAEINVIRSLTTKLKNPSLEGYSIYTTGEPCPMCATACVWTGISEIIYGASIEDLISINQGQINISCEEIIAKSFRTIKVTKGILKTECLKLFKLS, encoded by the coding sequence ATGAATCAAGAATATTTTATGCGACTAGCACTGGAAGAAGCGAAAAAAGGGGATGCACCTTACGGTGCGGTGATTGTCAAAGATAATCAAGTCGTTGCCGTAGCCTATAATACTGTGAGGCAAGACAGCGACCCATCTGCCCATGCAGAAATCAATGTCATTCGGAGTTTAACAACCAAACTAAAAAACCCTTCTTTAGAGGGTTATAGCATATATACAACTGGTGAACCTTGTCCGATGTGTGCAACTGCTTGTGTGTGGACTGGTATTTCAGAGATTATCTATGGTGCCTCAATTGAAGATCTAATCTCGATAAATCAGGGACAAATTAATATATCCTGCGAAGAAATTATCGCTAAATCTTTTAGAACAATCAAGGTAACAAAAGGCATTTTAAAAACCGAATGCCTGAAATTATTTAAATTATCTTAA
- a CDS encoding protoglobin domain-containing protein: MTIDPLAFMATLENRIGLTSEDKSLLKLNEAWGLEIASEMADHFYAYLGRDPEMKAILNATEGRIHRLRETFVQWFHEMFTGMDDWGNTYAQRRWRIGVVHVQIGIGPQHVVPAMAVVVHEVGRKLKLNGKPEALQESLGRICMIDLAFIEQAYVEVSRSAVLKETGWSEALFKRLITHGAALM; the protein is encoded by the coding sequence ATGACTATAGATCCTCTCGCTTTTATGGCTACTCTAGAAAACCGCATTGGTTTAACTTCAGAAGATAAATCTCTTTTAAAGCTAAATGAAGCATGGGGCTTAGAAATTGCTTCAGAAATGGCAGATCATTTTTATGCCTATCTAGGACGCGATCCTGAAATGAAAGCCATTTTAAATGCAACTGAGGGACGAATCCATCGGCTACGTGAAACATTCGTTCAATGGTTTCATGAAATGTTTACCGGAATGGATGATTGGGGGAATACTTATGCTCAACGTCGCTGGCGCATTGGGGTTGTTCATGTACAGATTGGAATTGGCCCTCAGCATGTGGTTCCAGCGATGGCCGTTGTGGTTCATGAAGTTGGTAGAAAACTGAAACTCAATGGTAAACCGGAGGCATTACAAGAATCTTTGGGTAGAATTTGCATGATTGATTTAGCTTTTATTGAGCAGGCTTATGTAGAAGTTTCTAGATCTGCCGTGCTGAAAGAAACTGGCTGGTCTGAGGCTTTGTTCAAACGCCTAATTACACATGGCGCAGCACTGATGTAG
- a CDS encoding DUF4388 domain-containing protein, with protein MAITGNFADFSLPELLQFLDHGKKTGVLQIQFSSEQTENKVKQVYYIWLHQGRVITAADRLDQKSLTLMITQRGWISERVISRVTQISASSISTPLGLFLKSQGMLQPEQLKLLFNTQVLRPVCALFQIQNGLFTFNPVVNLPLPLAEMTGLSMSATEVILMGLRALRDWKALADKLPDCTSGLTSLVAKQPQMQLNAQEWQVWEFVNGNVSLNNIAHHLRIPVETVQQIAFRLIVVGLVEENFLVAPSSTLTLEDSIPEVLAEPVPEPNQKPTVSQSFLKSLVGFLRSK; from the coding sequence ATGGCTATTACTGGTAATTTCGCGGATTTTTCTTTGCCAGAGCTACTTCAATTTTTAGATCATGGGAAAAAGACAGGTGTGCTCCAGATTCAGTTTTCATCTGAACAGACTGAGAATAAAGTCAAACAAGTTTACTACATCTGGTTACATCAAGGTCGCGTTATTACCGCAGCGGATCGCTTAGATCAAAAAAGTTTAACGTTAATGATTACTCAACGGGGATGGATCAGTGAGCGCGTTATCTCTAGAGTCACTCAGATTTCTGCTAGTTCTATAAGCACGCCACTTGGCCTATTTCTCAAGTCCCAAGGAATGCTGCAACCGGAACAATTAAAACTTTTATTTAATACCCAGGTACTGCGGCCAGTATGTGCCTTATTTCAAATTCAAAATGGTCTATTTACATTTAATCCAGTAGTAAATTTGCCGTTGCCTTTAGCAGAAATGACTGGTCTAAGTATGTCAGCCACTGAAGTCATACTCATGGGTTTGCGAGCTCTGCGAGACTGGAAAGCCTTGGCAGATAAATTGCCAGACTGCACCTCAGGCTTGACAAGTTTAGTTGCAAAACAACCCCAGATGCAACTCAATGCTCAAGAGTGGCAAGTATGGGAATTTGTTAATGGTAATGTTTCCTTAAATAACATTGCTCATCACCTCAGAATACCTGTAGAAACTGTGCAGCAAATCGCCTTCAGACTAATCGTAGTCGGTTTGGTAGAAGAAAATTTTCTGGTTGCTCCTTCCTCTACATTAACGTTGGAAGACTCCATTCCCGAAGTCTTAGCTGAACCAGTGCCGGAGCCAAATCAAAAACCAACTGTTAGTCAGTCATTTCTCAAAAGTTTAGTGGGTTTTCTGCGGAGTAAGTAG
- a CDS encoding GTP-binding protein: MEIMRLIVTGTVGAGKSTFIRSISEIEVVDTDTRATDETALLKKRTTVALDFGRLQFGPDMALHLYGTPGQSRFDFMWDILIRKAHAYILLVAAHRPREFRQARKIINFMNQRMQIPMIIGLSHTDCPGAWSEEDIFFALGYVDENDRPPIVRVNPTERDSVAEAVITLVQHLMESCAV; the protein is encoded by the coding sequence ATGGAAATTATGCGGTTGATTGTCACAGGAACGGTAGGCGCTGGCAAATCCACTTTCATTCGTTCAATTAGTGAAATTGAAGTAGTAGACACGGATACCCGCGCAACTGACGAAACAGCATTGCTGAAAAAAAGAACCACCGTCGCCCTTGACTTCGGTCGATTGCAATTTGGCCCTGACATGGCGCTACACCTTTATGGCACACCTGGTCAGTCTCGCTTTGATTTTATGTGGGATATTTTGATTCGCAAGGCTCACGCTTATATCTTGTTGGTAGCAGCGCATCGACCTAGAGAATTTCGTCAGGCACGTAAAATCATTAACTTTATGAACCAGCGGATGCAGATTCCCATGATTATTGGTCTCAGCCATACCGATTGTCCCGGAGCTTGGTCTGAGGAAGATATTTTCTTCGCCCTTGGGTATGTGGATGAGAATGACCGACCACCAATTGTGCGGGTGAACCCAACGGAAAGAGATTCCGTAGCTGAGGCGGTAATTACTCTAGTACAACACTTGATGGAAAGTTGTGCAGTTTAA
- a CDS encoding roadblock/LC7 domain-containing protein: MAINTEKLTLVLQNFVTATTDVQGAALVTPDGLPLGASLPGGMDEERVSAMSASMLSLGERIGVELARGSVDRIFVEGNKGFGILTSCGEDAVLLVLASETAKQGLLMLEIKRVLAELKLILM; encoded by the coding sequence ATGGCAATTAATACAGAAAAACTTACCCTTGTTTTACAAAACTTTGTTACTGCTACGACTGATGTCCAAGGAGCAGCACTTGTCACCCCCGATGGTCTACCTTTGGGAGCCAGCTTACCCGGTGGAATGGATGAAGAACGGGTATCAGCAATGTCAGCTTCCATGCTTTCTTTAGGGGAACGCATCGGCGTTGAGTTAGCTAGAGGTAGTGTTGACCGCATCTTTGTTGAAGGTAATAAAGGCTTTGGCATTCTGACTAGTTGCGGCGAAGATGCTGTCTTACTCGTCTTAGCAAGTGAAACTGCTAAACAAGGTTTGCTGATGCTAGAAATCAAACGTGTTCTGGCAGAACTAAAGCTGATTTTGATGTAA
- a CDS encoding response regulator — protein sequence MIKVLLVDDQSLIRQGLKALLELEADLEIVGEAENGEMAVELVAELQPDVVLMDIRMPIMDGVAATREMHKRFVGIKILVLTTFDNDEYVTAALQNGAMGYLLKDTPSEELAVAIRAVHKGYTQLGPGIVKKLLTQFSTMVSTQSPPAPPSLVELTPREKEVLRLIATGASNREIAQELYISEGTVKNHVTNILNRLNLRDRTQAAIFANTYLSYLE from the coding sequence ATGATTAAAGTATTACTGGTAGATGACCAAAGTTTAATTCGTCAAGGATTAAAAGCGTTATTGGAACTAGAAGCAGATTTAGAAATAGTGGGAGAGGCAGAAAATGGTGAAATGGCGGTTGAATTGGTTGCTGAATTGCAACCAGATGTCGTATTGATGGATATCAGAATGCCGATTATGGACGGAGTCGCCGCCACGCGGGAAATGCACAAGCGCTTTGTCGGCATCAAAATTTTAGTATTGACCACCTTTGATAATGATGAATATGTGACTGCCGCCTTACAGAATGGCGCAATGGGTTATCTACTCAAAGACACACCCTCAGAAGAGTTAGCTGTTGCCATTCGCGCCGTCCATAAAGGATATACTCAACTCGGCCCAGGAATAGTAAAAAAACTTTTGACTCAGTTTTCCACTATGGTCTCAACCCAGTCACCGCCTGCCCCACCTAGTTTAGTTGAACTGACACCGAGAGAAAAAGAGGTTTTGCGGTTAATTGCTACGGGTGCTAGCAATCGAGAAATTGCTCAGGAACTATACATTTCTGAGGGAACTGTGAAAAATCATGTGACGAATATTTTAAATAGGCTAAATTTACGCGATCGCACACAAGCAGCTATTTTCGCTAATACATATCTATCCTATTTAGAATAG
- a CDS encoding sensor histidine kinase, translating into MNPPIQFKNHPFRFLLYLEWILLAIAVLTAMLPSPSPRFANRAPELAIFSLTIFGLMGLRLPTGNNVVKVIYTASEILLLLLTGTYGGRTARLFPFLYIILVTRSCLIFQQLGRLVVTCLSFILFLLTLNYRSPKFPLPPQAQERFWFFTLSLVLLFGLSLVFVLLLMNTALSERQSRERLAIANEKLRQYALQIQNQATLEERNRIAREIHDSLGHSLTALNLQLETAVKLFSSNPTKAQTFLARAKELGSKALQDVRQSVSTMRNHPIQEQSLEQAIGILAEDFHRSNGILPVYQINLEYPLPIEVSTAIYRIIQESLTNISKYAKASAVKLELTMTAETLRLIVQDNGRGFDLQQNTTGFGLQSMRERTLGLGGEFKINSAQNSGCQLIVNIPLSRFR; encoded by the coding sequence ATGAATCCTCCGATTCAATTTAAAAATCATCCTTTTCGGTTTTTGCTTTATTTGGAGTGGATATTACTAGCGATCGCCGTTTTGACGGCTATGCTGCCCTCTCCTTCACCGCGATTTGCTAACAGAGCACCAGAACTGGCAATTTTTAGTCTGACTATTTTTGGGTTAATGGGCTTAAGATTGCCCACTGGTAACAACGTAGTTAAAGTTATCTACACAGCCAGTGAAATTTTATTGCTTTTATTAACTGGAACTTATGGTGGTAGAACTGCTCGCTTATTTCCCTTTCTCTACATAATTTTAGTAACTCGTAGTTGCTTGATTTTTCAGCAGCTTGGGCGGTTGGTAGTTACATGTCTATCGTTTATCTTATTTTTGCTGACACTAAATTATCGTTCTCCCAAATTCCCACTACCGCCTCAAGCACAGGAAAGATTTTGGTTTTTTACTTTGAGTTTAGTATTATTATTTGGCTTAAGTTTAGTGTTTGTGCTGCTATTAATGAATACGGCTTTATCTGAGCGGCAGAGTCGAGAAAGACTAGCAATCGCTAACGAAAAACTACGTCAATATGCTCTACAAATTCAAAATCAAGCAACTTTAGAAGAACGTAATCGCATTGCTCGTGAAATCCATGATTCATTGGGTCACTCTCTGACTGCTTTAAATCTGCAACTAGAAACTGCCGTCAAACTTTTTTCATCTAACCCAACGAAAGCGCAGACATTCTTGGCAAGAGCTAAAGAATTAGGATCTAAAGCGTTGCAAGATGTGCGACAATCAGTTTCAACCATGCGTAATCACCCCATACAAGAGCAATCTTTAGAACAGGCAATTGGTATACTCGCAGAAGATTTTCACCGCTCAAATGGTATTTTACCAGTTTATCAAATCAACCTTGAGTATCCCCTGCCAATTGAAGTTAGCACCGCAATTTATCGCATTATCCAAGAATCATTGACAAATATCTCTAAGTATGCAAAAGCATCAGCAGTTAAACTAGAATTAACTATGACAGCAGAAACCTTGCGGTTAATCGTTCAGGATAATGGTAGAGGTTTTGATTTACAGCAAAATACTACTGGTTTTGGATTACAAAGTATGCGCGAGCGCACTTTAGGACTAGGAGGTGAGTTTAAAATTAACAGCGCTCAGAATTCTGGTTGTCAACTTATAGTTAACATTCCCTTATCTAGGTTCAGATGA
- a CDS encoding Spy/CpxP family protein refolding chaperone encodes MMVASKLEKTTRQSMKLKTLSFIAGAIALGLTAIPFAVEAQTASSSPLLIAQAKGRGPWQKLNLTDAQKSQLKQIRESTRAQIDQVLTAEQKAQLEKLKAERQAQRGQGQRPQQRGERGKKGFAALNLSEDQKAQIKKIMESSKQQTQAVFTPEQLEQMKQFRENSRARRQQQKGPGV; translated from the coding sequence ATGATGGTGGCATCGAAACTAGAAAAAACTACAAGACAATCCATGAAACTCAAAACATTATCATTTATAGCTGGTGCGATCGCTCTCGGTTTAACTGCAATCCCCTTCGCTGTTGAAGCACAAACAGCCTCCTCTTCACCCCTGTTAATTGCACAAGCTAAAGGAAGGGGCCCTTGGCAAAAACTAAACCTAACGGATGCTCAAAAAAGCCAACTCAAGCAAATTCGCGAGAGTACCCGCGCCCAAATTGATCAAGTTCTCACCGCAGAACAAAAGGCACAACTAGAGAAGTTGAAAGCTGAACGCCAAGCTCAAAGAGGTCAGGGTCAGCGTCCACAACAAAGAGGTGAGCGTGGAAAGAAGGGTTTTGCGGCGTTGAATTTGTCTGAAGATCAAAAAGCCCAAATCAAGAAGATCATGGAGTCCTCGAAACAACAGACTCAAGCAGTATTCACACCCGAACAGCTCGAACAAATGAAGCAATTCCGGGAAAATAGTCGTGCGCGCCGTCAACAACAAAAAGGCCCTGGTGTGTAG
- the sipA gene encoding regulatory protein SipA: protein MSQEFAIGSKVRVVALPPYVKTAEPMPMLRPPDVIHLGEEGIVIDRRPGGYWGIRFAKGAFLLDSQYIEIAENPPESHLELE, encoded by the coding sequence ATGTCCCAAGAATTTGCTATTGGTAGTAAAGTCCGTGTTGTGGCCCTACCGCCCTACGTCAAAACCGCTGAACCGATGCCGATGCTGCGCCCCCCAGATGTGATTCATCTTGGCGAAGAGGGTATAGTTATAGACCGTCGTCCTGGAGGATATTGGGGTATTCGCTTTGCTAAGGGAGCCTTTCTCCTAGATAGCCAATACATTGAAATTGCAGAAAATCCTCCCGAATCTCACTTAGAGTTAGAATAG